The following coding sequences lie in one Calidithermus timidus DSM 17022 genomic window:
- a CDS encoding MFS transporter: MPTALRVFVVLLLAYFLSYFFRSANAVISADLQRDLGLSPAQLGLMTSLFYLAFALINLPLGSLLDRYGPRFVHPALMLVGAAGALIFANAQSFEVLSLGRALLGVGFAGGLMAALKAFSLWFPPQRYASVSSVYVALGGLGAIAAATPLALLKEALGWRGVFSWGALVIVGVAALVVTLVRNTPPGVPLPRSSAGDSLATIWRSPAFWRIAWLNFVLGGGFLAWQTLWGGAYLYRVRGMESLEVGNYLFAFSLAAILGFLACGLLADRLGLPRVYLSAGIVLTLAVGTLAFWNGMPEGFLYGIYVLIGFCGSFNILSLAQARLIFPPELTGRATTAVNFMGFIGVFLLQLGMGVVVQASGYPLALAIWFALLVSAVLLYAPMLKTGS; this comes from the coding sequence ATGCCCACTGCCTTGCGCGTCTTCGTGGTGCTGCTGCTGGCCTATTTCCTCTCCTACTTCTTCCGCTCGGCCAACGCGGTGATCTCTGCCGATCTCCAGCGTGATCTGGGCCTCTCCCCTGCCCAGCTCGGCTTGATGACCAGCCTCTTCTACCTCGCCTTCGCCCTGATCAACCTGCCCCTGGGCTCACTGCTCGACCGCTATGGGCCACGCTTCGTGCACCCGGCTTTGATGCTGGTGGGAGCCGCCGGTGCTCTGATCTTCGCCAACGCGCAGAGCTTCGAGGTGCTCTCGCTGGGGCGGGCGCTGCTGGGCGTAGGGTTCGCGGGAGGGCTCATGGCCGCACTCAAGGCTTTCTCGCTGTGGTTCCCGCCCCAGCGCTACGCCAGCGTCAGCAGCGTATACGTGGCGCTGGGCGGATTGGGGGCCATTGCGGCAGCTACGCCGCTGGCGCTGCTGAAGGAGGCGCTGGGCTGGCGGGGGGTGTTCAGCTGGGGAGCCTTGGTCATCGTAGGGGTAGCAGCCCTGGTGGTCACCCTGGTGCGCAACACCCCACCCGGGGTGCCTCTGCCGCGCTCGAGCGCCGGGGACAGCCTGGCCACCATCTGGCGCAGTCCGGCTTTCTGGCGCATCGCCTGGCTGAACTTCGTGCTGGGCGGGGGCTTCCTGGCCTGGCAGACGCTGTGGGGCGGGGCCTACCTCTACCGGGTGCGGGGTATGGAAAGCCTCGAGGTCGGCAACTACCTCTTCGCGTTTTCGCTCGCGGCTATCCTCGGCTTCCTGGCCTGCGGTCTCCTGGCCGACCGCCTGGGCCTGCCAAGGGTATACCTGAGCGCAGGCATCGTGCTCACGCTGGCCGTAGGAACGTTGGCCTTCTGGAACGGCATGCCCGAGGGCTTCCTCTACGGCATCTACGTCCTGATCGGCTTCTGTGGCAGCTTCAACATCCTCTCCTTGGCCCAGGCCCGGCTGATCTTCCCCCCCGAACTCACCGGGCGAGCCACCACAGCCGTCAACTTCATGGGCTTCATCGGGGTCTTCCTGCTGCAACTGGGCATGGGCGTGGTGGTCCAGGCCAGCGGCTACCCCCTGGCCCTGGCGATCTGGTTCGCGCTGCTGGTATCGGCGGTGCTGCTGTACGCCCCAATGCTCAAGACGGGAAGCTAA
- a CDS encoding DMT family transporter: protein MRPSNPIIVLVLSAGVLAISFGSVLVRLATAAAGFESPGLSLVISALRLTVASLLLLPAWQALRRVRLEAGAWVYAVLAGIFLAVHFATWITSISLTSIAVSTTLVNTNPIWVALLAWLWLGQRPSALTLMGIAVAFAGGVVIALGGSSNPGSNPALGNLLALLGALAASCYFLLGREAQRRGFGIGLYAAVAYSTAAVVLLLLPPLFQARFSGYSPAFYLWVVLMALIPQLIGHTSFNWAVKWINPVIVTLVILLEPIGASLLAFALFGELPGPQVLAGAVVMLGGVVLAVLGNRS, encoded by the coding sequence GTGCGACCCAGCAACCCCATCATCGTCCTCGTCCTCAGCGCTGGTGTGCTGGCGATCTCCTTCGGTTCGGTTCTGGTACGGCTGGCCACCGCAGCCGCCGGCTTTGAAAGCCCAGGGCTGAGCTTGGTCATCAGCGCCCTACGGCTGACGGTGGCTTCGCTGCTGCTGCTTCCGGCCTGGCAGGCCTTGCGCAGGGTGAGGCTCGAGGCTGGAGCCTGGGTCTACGCCGTCTTGGCCGGGATCTTCCTGGCCGTACACTTCGCCACCTGGATCACCTCGATCTCCCTCACCTCCATCGCGGTGAGCACCACCTTGGTCAACACCAACCCCATCTGGGTAGCCCTCTTGGCCTGGCTGTGGCTAGGACAACGCCCCTCGGCCCTCACCCTGATGGGCATTGCCGTGGCCTTCGCCGGGGGCGTGGTCATCGCCCTGGGCGGCAGCTCCAACCCCGGCAGCAACCCGGCGCTGGGTAACCTACTGGCCCTGCTGGGCGCGTTGGCGGCCTCCTGTTACTTCCTGCTGGGGCGCGAGGCCCAGCGGCGAGGCTTCGGCATCGGGCTTTACGCGGCAGTGGCCTACAGCACGGCGGCGGTGGTCCTGTTGCTGCTGCCACCCCTGTTCCAGGCCCGCTTTAGCGGCTACTCCCCCGCCTTTTACCTGTGGGTTGTGCTGATGGCCCTGATCCCTCAGCTCATCGGGCACACCAGCTTCAACTGGGCGGTGAAGTGGATCAACCCGGTCATCGTGACGCTGGTGATCCTGCTCGAGCCCATCGGCGCAAGCCTGCTGGCCTTCGCGCTGTTCGGCGAATTGCCCGGCCCGCAGGTGCTGGCGGGGGCGGTGGTGATGCTAGGGGGGGTGGTGCTGGCGGTGCTGGGCAACCGTTCTTAA
- a CDS encoding ABC transporter substrate-binding protein, producing the protein MKLSKWLIVALSLTVGAASLAQGVTIRVAGDSTAVGEGGRWMKAKAEEWAKKTGNKVEYIDSPADTNDRLALYQQYWAAKSPDVDVYMIDVIWPGIVAPHAADLKQFFTAQELSQFFPRIVENNTIKGKLTSIPFFTDAGLLYYRTDLLQKYGYSKPPATWAELEAMATKIQAGERANNKDFWGFVFQGKSYEGLTCDALEWIYSFGGGLVVEPDGKISINNANARAALTTVRGWIGKIAPPGVTSYAEEEARNAFQNGNAAFMRNWPYAYALAQEANSPVKGKVGVTVLPKGPGASGKNAATLGGWQLMVAAYSKNQKVAADLVRYLTSVEVQKDNAVNLSRLPTRPALYNDKDVLAKNPWFKDLLPVFQNAVGRPSGVAGAKYNQVSEAFWTGVHEAISGQKTADVALREIEAKLQRILR; encoded by the coding sequence ATGAAGCTGAGCAAGTGGCTGATTGTAGCCCTATCGCTGACGGTAGGTGCTGCTTCCCTGGCGCAGGGAGTGACCATTCGTGTGGCGGGTGATTCCACTGCGGTGGGCGAGGGTGGCCGCTGGATGAAGGCCAAGGCCGAGGAGTGGGCCAAGAAAACGGGTAACAAGGTCGAGTACATCGATTCCCCCGCCGATACCAACGACCGCCTGGCACTGTACCAGCAATACTGGGCTGCCAAGAGCCCCGACGTCGACGTGTACATGATCGACGTGATCTGGCCCGGCATCGTCGCCCCCCACGCTGCCGACCTCAAGCAGTTCTTCACGGCTCAGGAGCTGTCGCAGTTCTTCCCCCGTATCGTCGAGAACAACACCATCAAGGGTAAACTCACCTCGATCCCCTTCTTCACCGACGCTGGGCTGCTGTACTACCGCACTGACTTGTTGCAGAAGTACGGCTACTCCAAGCCTCCGGCGACCTGGGCCGAGCTCGAGGCCATGGCCACCAAGATCCAGGCCGGTGAGCGCGCCAACAACAAGGACTTCTGGGGCTTTGTGTTCCAGGGCAAGAGCTACGAGGGCCTGACCTGCGACGCGCTCGAGTGGATCTACTCCTTCGGCGGCGGCTTGGTGGTCGAACCCGACGGAAAGATCTCCATCAACAACGCCAACGCCCGCGCTGCTTTGACCACCGTGCGCGGCTGGATCGGCAAGATCGCCCCTCCCGGCGTGACCAGCTACGCTGAGGAAGAAGCCCGCAACGCCTTCCAAAACGGCAACGCTGCTTTCATGCGCAACTGGCCCTACGCCTACGCGCTGGCTCAGGAAGCCAACAGCCCTGTCAAGGGCAAGGTCGGCGTGACCGTGTTGCCCAAGGGTCCCGGTGCCAGCGGTAAGAACGCCGCCACCCTGGGCGGCTGGCAGCTCATGGTCGCGGCTTACTCCAAGAACCAGAAGGTCGCCGCCGACCTGGTGCGCTACCTCACCAGCGTCGAGGTGCAGAAGGACAACGCCGTCAACCTCTCCCGTCTACCCACTCGTCCGGCGCTGTACAACGACAAGGACGTGCTGGCGAAGAACCCCTGGTTCAAGGATTTGCTGCCGGTGTTCCAGAACGCCGTGGGTCGCCCTTCGGGCGTGGCCGGAGCCAAGTACAACCAGGTCTCCGAAGCTTTCTGGACCGGCGTGCACGAGGCCATCAGCGGTCAGAAGACCGCCGACGTGGCCCTGCGGGAAATCGAAGCAAAGCTGCAACGCATCCTGCGCTGA
- a CDS encoding NAD(P) transhydrogenase subunit alpha has translation MDSTWAALYIFLLAAFTGYEVISRVPVILHTPLMSGSNFIHGVVLVGAMVVLGHADTTLERAIGFIGVVLGAANAAGGYAVTERMLEMFERKPKGGQ, from the coding sequence GTGGATAGTACCTGGGCAGCTTTATACATCTTCCTGTTGGCCGCCTTCACCGGTTATGAAGTCATCAGCCGGGTTCCGGTGATCCTGCACACGCCCTTGATGTCGGGTTCTAACTTCATTCACGGGGTCGTGTTGGTAGGGGCGATGGTGGTGCTGGGTCACGCCGATACTACCCTCGAGCGCGCCATCGGCTTCATCGGGGTGGTGCTGGGTGCGGCCAACGCCGCCGGAGGATACGCCGTCACCGAGCGGATGCTCGAGATGTTTGAAAGGAAGCCGAAGGGAGGTCAGTAG
- a CDS encoding NAD(P) transhydrogenase subunit alpha translates to MVQIAVPKESAPGERRVALTPEVVGRLVKEGCAVRLEAGAGASAFFSDEAYRQAGAQVVGAEEVLEGAQIVLTVGPLEAAALPRVSHEAILIGFQYPHRDPKRVEALADWGISTLAMELIPRITRAQSMDALSSQATVAGYRATLIAAQLSSRFFPMLTTAAGTIRPARVLVMGVGVAGLQAIATAKRLGANVWAYDVRKAAAEQALSLGAKVIELPISAEGEGGYARELTEEEQAIQQGALAQQVGQMDVVITTAQIPGRRAPMLVSAEMVGRMAPGSVIVDVAAESGGNCELTRPGETLEVGGVRIAGPLNLPSELPIHASEMYAKNLYNLCRLLIKNAELAPDWSDEILAGALLTHRHEITHEPTRSLVGA, encoded by the coding sequence ATGGTGCAGATTGCGGTGCCGAAGGAATCTGCCCCTGGCGAGCGCCGGGTGGCCCTCACCCCGGAGGTGGTGGGCCGCTTGGTCAAGGAGGGGTGTGCGGTGCGCCTGGAGGCTGGTGCGGGGGCATCGGCTTTCTTCTCGGACGAGGCCTACCGGCAGGCCGGTGCCCAGGTCGTGGGGGCAGAGGAGGTGCTCGAGGGGGCCCAGATCGTGCTCACGGTGGGGCCGCTCGAGGCCGCGGCGCTGCCCCGCGTTTCCCACGAAGCCATCCTCATCGGCTTCCAGTATCCCCACCGCGATCCCAAACGGGTGGAAGCCCTGGCCGACTGGGGCATCAGCACGCTGGCGATGGAGCTCATCCCCCGCATCACCCGCGCCCAGAGCATGGACGCGCTCTCCTCGCAGGCGACGGTCGCAGGTTACCGGGCGACTTTGATTGCGGCGCAACTGTCGAGCCGCTTCTTCCCCATGCTCACCACCGCCGCCGGGACCATCCGCCCTGCCAGGGTGCTGGTGATGGGCGTGGGGGTGGCTGGGCTTCAGGCCATCGCCACGGCTAAGCGTCTGGGGGCCAACGTCTGGGCCTACGACGTGCGCAAAGCGGCTGCCGAGCAGGCTTTGAGCCTGGGAGCCAAGGTGATCGAGCTGCCCATCAGCGCCGAAGGCGAAGGGGGCTACGCCCGCGAGCTGACCGAGGAAGAGCAGGCCATTCAGCAAGGAGCGCTGGCTCAGCAGGTGGGGCAGATGGACGTGGTGATCACCACCGCTCAAATTCCCGGTCGCAGGGCCCCCATGTTGGTGAGCGCCGAGATGGTGGGTCGCATGGCTCCCGGCTCGGTCATCGTGGACGTAGCAGCGGAGTCGGGCGGCAACTGCGAGCTCACCCGGCCTGGGGAGACCCTCGAGGTCGGAGGCGTGCGCATCGCCGGGCCGCTCAACCTTCCCAGCGAGTTACCCATTCACGCCAGCGAGATGTACGCCAAGAACCTCTACAACCTGTGCAGACTGCTCATCAAAAACGCCGAGCTGGCCCCCGACTGGTCCGATGAAATCCTGGCCGGGGCGCTGCTCACCCATCGGCACGAGATCACCCACGAGCCAACCCGGAGCCTGGTCGGAGCGTGA
- a CDS encoding 23S rRNA (pseudouridine(1915)-N(3))-methyltransferase RlmH — MRIRVCVVGRPRLEYARLGLEEYASRLRRSRKFELIYVREGTQAQEGQRLLEASEGFVRVVLDERGQLVNTLTLHKKLSDWEMAGEKVAFLIGGAEGHTEQTRSRAHWLFSLSPLTLQHELALVVLLEQLYRVESLKRGEPYHR, encoded by the coding sequence GTGCGCATTCGGGTATGCGTGGTGGGCAGGCCCAGGCTCGAGTACGCCCGGTTGGGGCTCGAGGAGTACGCCAGTCGTCTGCGCAGGAGCCGGAAATTCGAGCTGATCTACGTGCGCGAGGGCACCCAGGCCCAGGAGGGCCAGCGGCTGCTCGAGGCCAGCGAGGGTTTCGTGCGGGTGGTTCTGGACGAGCGCGGCCAGTTGGTGAACACCCTCACCCTGCACAAGAAGCTCAGCGACTGGGAAATGGCGGGGGAAAAAGTGGCCTTTCTGATCGGTGGGGCGGAGGGGCACACGGAGCAAACCCGCTCTCGAGCCCACTGGCTGTTTTCACTCTCCCCGCTGACCCTGCAGCACGAACTGGCCCTGGTGGTCCTGCTCGAGCAGCTTTATCGCGTGGAGAGCCTCAAGCGTGGGGAGCCGTATCACCGGTGA
- a CDS encoding thiamine pyrophosphate-dependent dehydrogenase E1 component subunit alpha translates to MIKDKTAFEPFSLEPIRLLSPEGEWIAPFELDLDEATLKGFYRDMVTARMLDEKFVILIRTGKTSFIAPHAGHEAAHVGIAHAMQRGHDWLFPYYRDMGLMVAMGVPMVEIFGQMLGNAADPAKGRQMPSHPGSKKLNIFTVCSAIASHIPPAAGAAISMKLRRSNQVAVCTFGDGATSEGDWHAGINFAAVQNAPAVFVCENNRYAISVDYAHQTSAHTIADKAHAYGIPGYRVDGLDVLASYYVMHHVIERSRSGAGAALVELEVYRYGPHSSADDDTRYRPKSEVDAARKRDPLVRFRKFLEQRGLWDSAAENKLRTQIAHDLEAALQEAEAAGEAPAEWMFDDVLSRRPWHLEEQRKLVLDELR, encoded by the coding sequence ATGATCAAGGACAAAACCGCTTTTGAACCCTTTAGCCTCGAGCCCATCCGGCTGCTATCGCCCGAGGGGGAATGGATCGCACCGTTTGAGCTCGACCTCGACGAGGCCACCCTCAAGGGCTTCTACCGCGACATGGTGACCGCCCGGATGCTCGACGAGAAGTTCGTCATCCTCATCCGCACAGGTAAAACCAGCTTCATCGCCCCCCATGCCGGGCACGAAGCCGCTCACGTGGGCATCGCCCACGCCATGCAACGCGGCCACGACTGGCTGTTCCCCTATTACCGCGACATGGGGCTGATGGTGGCGATGGGCGTCCCAATGGTAGAAATCTTCGGGCAGATGCTGGGCAACGCCGCCGACCCCGCCAAGGGACGGCAGATGCCCTCGCACCCCGGTTCCAAAAAGCTCAACATTTTCACGGTCTGTTCGGCCATTGCCTCGCACATTCCCCCAGCGGCAGGGGCCGCCATCAGCATGAAGCTGCGCCGCAGCAACCAGGTGGCGGTGTGCACCTTCGGCGATGGGGCTACCAGCGAGGGCGACTGGCACGCGGGCATCAACTTCGCCGCCGTACAGAACGCCCCCGCCGTGTTCGTGTGCGAGAACAACCGCTACGCCATCAGCGTCGATTACGCCCACCAGACCTCCGCCCACACCATCGCCGACAAGGCCCACGCCTACGGCATCCCGGGCTACCGCGTGGACGGGCTGGACGTGCTGGCGAGCTACTACGTCATGCACCACGTGATCGAGCGTTCGCGCTCAGGCGCGGGCGCGGCGCTGGTGGAACTCGAGGTCTACCGCTACGGTCCCCACTCCTCCGCCGACGACGACACCCGCTACCGACCCAAATCCGAGGTAGACGCCGCCCGCAAGCGCGACCCCCTCGTGCGCTTCCGCAAGTTCCTCGAGCAGCGCGGGTTGTGGGACAGCGCCGCCGAGAACAAGCTGCGCACCCAGATCGCCCACGACCTCGAGGCCGCCTTGCAGGAAGCCGAAGCCGCGGGCGAAGCCCCCGCCGAGTGGATGTTCGACGACGTGCTCTCCCGTCGCCCCTGGCACCTGGAAGAGCAGCGCAAGCTGGTACTCGACGAACTGCGCTGA
- a CDS encoding alpha-ketoacid dehydrogenase subunit beta — protein MATMTLIQAINKALDEEMARDDQVVVFGEDVGKRGGVFLATEGLQQKYGPERVIDTPLSEAAIIGAAVGMAAHGMRPVAEIQFADYVFPGFDQLVSQAAKLRYRSGGQFTAPMVVRMPTGGGVKGGHHHSQSPEAHFAHTGGLKVVVVSTPYDSKGLLKSAVRDDDPVVFMEPKRLYRALKEEVPEDDYLIPIGKAAIRREGGDITLISYGSSMVETLKAAEEMAAAGIQAEVIDLRSVLPWDKETVLNSVARTGRVLMISEAPRMASVASEVTATISEELFDQLLAPPVRVSGFDTPYPYAQDKLYMPTVTRILNAAKRVLDY, from the coding sequence ATGGCAACGATGACCCTGATCCAGGCCATCAACAAGGCCCTGGACGAAGAGATGGCCCGTGACGACCAGGTAGTGGTGTTTGGCGAAGACGTGGGCAAGCGCGGAGGCGTGTTCTTGGCCACCGAGGGCTTACAGCAGAAGTACGGCCCCGAGCGGGTGATCGACACCCCCCTCTCCGAGGCCGCCATCATCGGCGCGGCGGTGGGCATGGCCGCCCACGGCATGCGCCCGGTAGCCGAGATCCAGTTTGCCGACTACGTTTTCCCTGGCTTTGACCAACTCGTCTCACAGGCCGCCAAGCTGCGCTACCGCTCAGGCGGACAATTCACTGCCCCTATGGTGGTGCGCATGCCCACCGGAGGCGGGGTCAAGGGAGGGCACCATCATTCTCAGAGCCCCGAAGCCCACTTCGCCCACACCGGCGGGCTGAAGGTGGTGGTGGTCTCCACCCCCTACGACAGCAAGGGCCTCCTCAAGAGCGCCGTGCGCGACGATGACCCGGTGGTCTTCATGGAACCCAAACGCCTCTACCGCGCCCTCAAGGAAGAAGTGCCCGAGGACGATTACCTCATCCCCATCGGCAAGGCGGCCATCCGCAGGGAAGGAGGGGACATTACTCTGATCTCTTACGGCAGCAGCATGGTCGAAACCCTCAAGGCCGCCGAGGAGATGGCGGCTGCCGGTATCCAGGCCGAGGTCATCGACCTGCGCTCCGTGCTCCCGTGGGACAAGGAGACCGTGTTGAACTCGGTCGCCAGGACCGGACGAGTGCTCATGATCTCCGAAGCCCCCCGCATGGCCAGCGTGGCCTCGGAAGTGACCGCGACCATCTCGGAGGAACTGTTCGATCAGTTGCTGGCTCCTCCCGTGCGCGTCAGCGGCTTTGACACTCCCTACCCTTACGCCCAGGACAAGCTTTACATGCCTACCGTGACCCGCATCCTGAACGCGGCCAAGCGGGTGCTAGACTACTAG